One Sphingomonas endolithica DNA segment encodes these proteins:
- the wrbA gene encoding NAD(P)H:quinone oxidoreductase, translating to MTKVLVLYYSSYGHIEQMADAVAEGARSGGAQVDIRRVAETAPDAVVQAAGFKTDTAHPLIESVDALEQYDAIIIGAPTRFGRMPSQMASFLDQAGGLWFRGALNGKIGGAFTSTASQHGGQETTLFSIITNLLHFGMTIVGLDYGFQAQMGVDKVRGGSPYGATTISDGDGSRQPGQEELDGARYQGKRIAEVAAKQFG from the coding sequence ATGACCAAAGTTCTCGTCCTCTATTACTCGTCCTACGGCCATATTGAACAGATGGCCGATGCCGTTGCCGAAGGCGCGCGTTCCGGCGGGGCCCAGGTCGATATCCGTCGCGTCGCCGAAACCGCACCCGACGCCGTCGTGCAGGCCGCCGGCTTCAAGACAGACACCGCGCACCCGCTGATCGAAAGTGTCGACGCGCTGGAGCAGTATGATGCGATCATCATCGGTGCGCCGACGCGCTTCGGCCGCATGCCGAGCCAGATGGCCTCGTTCCTCGACCAGGCCGGCGGCCTGTGGTTCCGCGGTGCGCTGAACGGCAAGATCGGTGGCGCGTTCACCTCCACTGCGAGCCAGCATGGCGGGCAGGAGACGACGTTGTTCTCGATCATCACCAATCTGCTGCACTTCGGCATGACGATCGTCGGGCTGGATTACGGCTTCCAGGCGCAGATGGGCGTCGACAAGGTGCGCGGCGGATCACCTTATGGCGCGACGACGATCTCGGACGGCGACGGCAGCCGCCAGCCGGGCCAGGAAGAGCTGGATGGCGCACGCTATCAGGGCAAGCGCATCGCTGAGGTCGCGGCCAAGCAGTTCGGCTGA
- a CDS encoding M15 family metallopeptidase: MPRFLNFVIGTCGWMLGMAPALALAAPIELCPGQIAETGKDGRVLGHLPYGEGAQYDMVDAPPGFALGGPCRLQRAAAADLTRLLSAANAVPDVAGTLRGVSCHRSIAYQRQVFCGRIGADQRFATAAERARVVAPPGYSEHATGYALDFGIRPSPDCPDVDACIVWQPAGRWLIAHARDYGFELSFPPANAQGVSWEPWHWRWVGTSARSPGATAARAVFARAASNYPAIPGLFIKPPRVVPTLPRPLFPLAFPRLPGA; this comes from the coding sequence GTGCCGCGCTTCCTCAACTTTGTCATCGGCACATGCGGCTGGATGCTCGGCATGGCGCCGGCGCTCGCGCTCGCCGCGCCGATCGAGCTTTGTCCGGGGCAGATCGCCGAGACCGGCAAGGATGGCCGCGTGTTGGGACATCTGCCGTACGGCGAGGGCGCGCAATACGACATGGTCGATGCGCCGCCCGGTTTCGCCTTGGGTGGCCCGTGCCGGCTGCAGCGCGCCGCGGCCGCCGATCTCACGCGGCTGTTGAGCGCAGCGAACGCCGTGCCGGACGTCGCCGGCACCTTGCGCGGTGTCTCCTGCCATCGCTCGATCGCATATCAGCGCCAGGTATTCTGCGGGCGGATCGGCGCTGACCAACGCTTCGCTACCGCCGCCGAGCGCGCCCGCGTCGTCGCGCCGCCGGGCTATAGCGAACATGCCACCGGCTACGCGCTCGATTTCGGCATTCGTCCGTCGCCCGATTGTCCCGACGTCGATGCCTGCATCGTCTGGCAACCCGCCGGTCGCTGGCTGATCGCCCATGCGCGGGATTATGGCTTCGAACTGTCCTTCCCCCCCGCCAATGCGCAAGGGGTCAGTTGGGAGCCATGGCACTGGCGCTGGGTCGGCACGTCGGCGAGGTCACCGGGTGCAACCGCCGCCCGCGCCGTCTTCGCCCGGGCCGCATCGAATTACCCGGCCATCCCGGGCTTGTTCATCAAGCCGCCACGTGTCGTGCCGACGCTACCGCGCCCGCTTTTCCCGCTCGCCTTCCCGCGCCTGCCGGGCGCTTAA